The nucleotide sequence CGCAGTGGACGAGGGCACCTTCGACGGGGCCGCCCGACGCCTGCACGTCACCCCTTCAGTCGTCAGTCAGCGCATCAGGTCGCTGGAGACCGTCGCCGGACGTGTCGTCGTGACCCGGACGAAGCCGATCGCCCCGACCGCCGCCGGCGCAGCGTTGCTGCGCCTGGCCCGCCAGATCGCCACCATCACCGCCGAAGTGGTGCAGGAGATCGGGGCGCCCCCTGGTCCGGACACGGGGGTCTCCCTCGGTGTCAACGCCGACAGTCTGGCCACCTGGCTTCTCCCCGCACTGGCCACGGTCACGCCGGCGGTGCTCTTCGAGATCCACTGCCTCGGCGAGGATGCCACCATCGACCTGCTCCGACAGGGCACCGTCATGGCAGCGGTCACCGGCCGTCCCGCGGCGATCCCGGGGTGCTCGGTGGAACCTCTGGGCGACATGAGGTATCGACCGGTCGCGTCGCCGGCCTTCGTCACCAGATGGTTCGGCGACGGCATGACGCCGGCCGCCCTCGCCGCAGCGCCGGTGGTCACCTTCGATCGCACCGATACGCTCCATCGCCGCTTCCTGCGACTGCGCAGCCGGCGAGACATCCACCCACCGACCCACCAGGTCCCCAGCTCCACGGAATTCGTCCAGGCTGTGCGGCTGGGCCTGGGCTGGGGCATGATCCCCGAGCTGCAGGTCGGACTCGACTCGACCGATGACGACCTCACCGTCGTCGACCGGAAGATCGCGGTCGATGTCCCGTTGTACTGGCAGCAATGGCGAATACCGTCCCAGGCTCTGATCAGAATCAGAACGGCGGTCCTGGCCGAAACCCGCACCGCACTCCACCGTCCGGTCCGATGAGCCCGGTCGGATGAGCCCGGTCGGATGACGAATTCGGATCTCGAGCCTCGGCGGCGCCGTCAGGTGCAGGAGGCCGCCTTACGCACGAACCTGCGACACCGCGGCATGCCCCACCCGTAGACCGCCGCGATGACGACGAACACGACCCCGACCAGGATGACCGCGGTCCTGCTCATCCCGTCATCGGGCACCAGCGCCACCCCCAGCACGAAACCACCGACGTAGAAGATGTTGTTGGCGGTGTCGTAGAGAGCGAAGACGCGTCCGATGTGTGCGTCGTCGGCATCGGACTGGACCACGGTGTCGGCGCAGATCTTGGACGACTGGTAGGCGAAGGCGATCGTGAGGGTGGCGATCATGGTCGAGAGCTGGGTGAACTGCAGTCCCGCCCCGACCACCACCACTGCGGCGATCGACATCAGACTCACCATGTATCGGGTCCGGCCGAGCCAGGCGACCATCGGGGCGGTGATTACGGCGCCGAGGAACAGCCCGAACGCGGCGAACCCGAGCACCTCGGTGATCCCGGCCGTCCCGGCCTTGAAGATGCCGTGGTGCTCGGTGAAGTGGTGCCGGAACAGCAGGACGACCACCAGGGTGGCGATCCCGAAGCAGAACCTCACCAGCGTCACGACCGCGATGTTGAGACCGACCGCCGGTCGCTGCACGACGTGCCGGAAGCCGGCCGCGAAGCCCTGCAGGACCGCGAACATCGGCTGCGGCGGCTCGTCCGTCTCGTCCGGACCGAGCGCCATCCGCGGGAATTTCGAGGCGAACATGGCCGAGGCGAGGTAGAAGAAGATCACCGTCGCCGTGACGACGGCGGCCGCGCCGTGGCCCGAACCCAGCACCCCCTTGAGTCCGAGGGCGTAGCCGCCGCCGACCGCGGTGGCCACCGACCCGACCGTGGTCGTCAGCGAGTTGGCGCCGACCAGCGAGTCGGTGGCGACGACGTGTGGCAGCGAGGCCGACAGGCCGGACCCGACGAAGCGCCCGGCCCCGGTGACCAGCAGCGCGACCGCGAACAGGACCAGGGTCGGGATGCCGAAGGCGAGCAGGACCGCCAGCACGCCGATCACCGCCGCACGGAGGAGATTTGCCCAGAGGATCACCTGGCGGCGGCTCCACCGGTCCAGCAGTGCGCCGGCGAACGGCCCGATGATGGAGTAGGGGAGCAACAGCACGGAGACAGCGGCAGCGATCTGGCCGGGGCTCGACCGGGATGTCGGGTCGAACAGCACGAGGCTGGCCAGTGCGCCCTGGAAGGCGCCGTCGCCGAAGGACGAGAGCACCCGGACCGTCATCAGCCGGCGTAGTCCGCGCAGCCGGAGCAACGGCCGCAGTCCGTGGGCCGAAGGTTTCGGCCGGCGGGTGGGAGGCGATGGATCGCCGGAACCGGCGGGACCGATGGACTCGTGGGACGCCCCGGCGAAGGTCGGGTCCGACCCGACCGGCGGTGGCGATGGACGAGTCACCACTGGAACGTTACCCACGCCGGATGAGTACGGCCGGGTCGGTGGCGGGGTTCACCCTTGCGAGGGCCCGGCCGACGGCAGGTTCGCCGCATCGTGGACGGGCGAGGCGGCTCGTCCACGGACACGGTTCGCCAACGGTTTGACGGGTGCCTTTGTCCCGAACCGGTTGCAGGCGGGATGATGAGGCCGATGAGCAACGCCGAGCGACCGGACGAACCAGGATCCGGGGATGAGCCCCGCGGGGTCCCGCGTCGCCGTCCGCCGCGCGAGTACCGCCCGGCCGCCGGCATGCTGCTGGTCGCCACCTCCGAATTGCGCGATCCGCAGTTCCGCCGGACGGTCGTCTACCTGGTCGCCCACGGGGAGGAGGGGTCCGCCGGGCTGGTGCTCAATCGCCGGACCGAGACCGCGGTGCATTCGGTGCTGCCGGCCTGGGCCGGGCACGTGGCCAAGCCGCAGGCCGTGTACTCGGGCGGACCGGTGCAGCCGTCCGGCGCCATGTGTCTGGGCGTCAGCCGCGGTGGATATTACCCCGGCGACGGCTCCGGCCTGGTCCGGGTGGCCGGCCGGGTGGTGCTCGTCGACCTGGACAGCGAGCCGGCCATCGCTGCGGCGACCTTGTCCGGGGTGCGGATCTTCGCCGGCCACGCCGGCTGGGGCGAGGGGCAGTTGGCGACCGAGATCGGCGAGGGAGCCTGGTTCGTGGTACCGGGACGCGATGACGACATCCTGACCGGCCCCATGGTCGACCTCTACTTCCGGGCGCTCAGACGTCAGGGCTTCCCCCTGGCCTGGGAGGCCTACCGCCCCTCGGAGATGGAACGGAACTGACCCCGCTCTGGCTTCGGCGTGGCTCTGGTTCCGGCGTGGCTCTGGCTTCGGCGTGGCTCTGGCTTCGGCGGGGCTCGGGCTTCGGCGTGGATCAACTTCGCAGGCATGGACGAAATTGATGACTTCTGTCCCACTGGTCCCAACGCCGCCACTTTGATCCATGCAGCAGATGTTGAACCATGCCCAACTTGCGTCAGGCGGTCAGGACGAGCGGACCGGACTCGGTGATCGCGACGGTGTGCTCGAAGTGCGCCGCCCGGCTGCCGTCGGCGGTCCGGACGCCCCAGCCGTCCTTGCAGTGCCGGTAGTCGTCCCGTCCGCCGGCCTGCAGCATCGGCTCGATCGCGATGACGAGTCCGGGCTTCAGCTTCAGGCCGCGCCGGGGCTTGCCCTCGTTGGCAACGTGCGGCTCCTGGTGCATCGAGGTGCCGATGCCGTGGCCGCCGTGTCCGGCGAGCAACCCGAATCTGCCGGCGCGGATGACGGAGCCGACCGCAGCGGCGATGTCACCGAGTCGCGCTCCCGGCTGCGCTGCGGCAATTCCGGCCGCCAGCGCCGCTCGGGTGCTGTCCATCAGTCGCTGGTCCGCTGCGCTGGCCGTGCCGACGGCGAAGGTGATCGCCGCGTCGGCACACCAGCCGTCGACCAGCAGCGCCAGATCGACCGACACCAGGTCGCCCTTCTTCAGCCTGGACGCGTCCGGGATCGCATGCACGATGACGTCGTTGACGCTGACGCACAGCACCTTCGGGTACGGCGAGGGGGCCCAGCTGGGGTGGTAGCCGATGTAGGCGGAGACGCCGCCACCGTCGCGGATCATCTGATGGGCCAGGTCGTCCAACTGCGTCAGGCGCACCCCGGGCGCGGCCGCGTCACGGACCGCATCCAGCGTCCGCCGGACCAACGCACCCGCGATGCCGATCGCCTCGATCTGCTGGGTCGTCTTGTACTCGATCATCGTGCGCTGCTCCTGTACGGGTCTTGCCGAATCCCTCCTCGCACTGTAGGCGCGGGCTGCCGATCCACCGGGGGAGCGGATCCACCGCGGGCTGCCTTCCAGGGGCCCGCGCCCCCCGGGGGAGGATCTCCGTACCGCACGACCGTTGCCGCCGTGCCGGCCGAGCTCAGCTGACGGGAGCGGCTGGGGCAATGATGCTGTCGACGTTCCGGACAGGTGTCGTCGGGCCGTCTGATCTTCCCGGCTCCTGAAAGGTTCCGGGGCTCAGCCCTCAGATTCGTCCACGATGTTCATGACGGTGCCCACCGTCAGGACGACGGCGGACGCCAGCGCCAGCACGGCGCGGAAGTGGTTGGCGGTCGTCCAGTCGTGGAGGTACCGCTGCCATGACGCCTCGGCCCCCGGTTCGGACGGTTGCAACAGCGCCAACCGATTGTTGAGTGGGACGTGATAGGCGACGGTCAGCACGATGGTGCTCAGGTAGAGGAGGGCACCGGCCAACGCCCAGGCCGACCCGGAGGCCCGCCAGTCGAGAACCGCCGAGACGCCCACGGAGGCCGAGCTCCCCCGGCGACGACGAGCCCGAAGACGAGCCAGGGCGCCGGGGCAGCGCGGTTGATCGCCTGCATGCTCGAGGCCGCCTTCGGCGTGGCCAACCGCCCGAGCGCCGGCATGACCATGACGGAGAACGTCGCGTAGAAACCGGCCATCACCGCACTGCTCAGGAGTGCTGCCGCCAGGACTGCAGTCCGCAGGTTGTTCATGGGCGCGCCGCGATCGTGTGTGTCGTCATGCGCTCACCTTGACCCGTTGCCGGACCGATTGACAGGGCCGGCCCCTCACGGGGTACGCCTCCCGCCGGGAGGTGCCCGTCCCGCGCTCCGATGTCCTGACGGGTCGATCCCGGTCGACGAGCCGGACCGTCAGGCGGTCCGGGCGTGCAACAGGACCGTCAGGCGGTCTCGGCGTCCACCGGGACCGTCTTGCGGGTCAGGCCGCTGCAACCGCCGGCACCGCAGGCGCAGCCGTCGCACGCCGCGCTCGGCTTCGGCCGCCGGAGGGGGACGGGCAGGGTGCGGGCCGCCCGCTCGCCGAGGACGCCGCCCGCCGTCATCAGTACCAGGACCGCCACGATCGACAGCACGCCGATGACGACGGTGGCCAGCGTCGGCAGGGGCAGGACGAGCACGAGAATGCCGAGCACCAGGGACATCAGGGCCGCACCGCCGACCACCGGGGCGGCCACCTTGTTGGCCAGGGCGAAGGCGTCGTCGCTGCTGGAAGCCGCGATCGAGTGCACACCCAGCCTGCCCTCCCGGCGGAGCGTTCCGGTCCAGCCGCGGGCGGCGGTCACGGACGCCAGCCCGGCGAGAATCAGCAGCAGGGCGGCAACCGGGACGGTGAAAGCGGCGGGGGCAGTGGACACGCTCCCGATGATAATTGACTTCTGCCACCGATGAAGCGGGACAGGTTCGGCAGTCGGGTGCGGCCGGGCGAGTAACATCCGTGGCTATGGCAGGAACGTTGCTCCTTCTCGGGCCGCGCTGACCGATCGGCGTCCGGGCCACCGGAACGGCGGCGGACAGCGCGGCGACCCTCCGCATCCGTTGATGATCTTCTTCGCCACCGAAGGTCACCACGGAACGAGAGGGTTTTTTTGTGCCCGAGGGTGCCCCGGAGGACCGCCGCCGCAGTACAGGAACCTTTTCAGGAAGAGATGGACGCGATGACCAGCGAGCAGACCGGGTCGACCCGGACCGATGATCAGACGACGGAATCGGCCCCGCCCTTCCGCTACAACGCTGCCCTGGCCGCCGACATCGAGGCCCGCTGGCAGGACCGCTGGGCCGCCGAGGGCACGTTCGACGCTCCGAACCCGAGCGGCCCGCTGGCACCCGCCGACCCCGCCTCGATCCCGGACGACAAGCTGTACATCCTGGACATGTTCCCCTACCCCTCCGGCGCCGGTCTGCACGTCGGTCATCCCCTGGGCTACATCGGCACAGACGTACTGGGTCGTTTCCAGCGGATGCGCGGCCGGAACGTGCTGCACACCATCGGATACGACGCCTTCGGGCTGCCGGCCGAGCAGTACGCCGTCCGCACCGGCACACATCCGCGGACGACGACCGAGACGAACGTCGCCCGCTACCGCCAGCAGTTGCGCAGGCTGGGCTTCGGGCACGACCAGCGCCGCAGCATCGCGACCACCGATGTCGAGTTCTACCGTTGGACGCAGTGGATCTTCCTGCAGCTGTTCAACGCCTACTACGACTCCGACGCCCAGCGGGCACGACCGATCGACGACCTGATCGGCGAGTTCGCCTCCGGTCTGCGGCCGACTCCGGACGGCACGGCCTGGGCCGACCTGGGCTCCACCCGGCAGCAGACCATCCTGGCCGATCATCGGTTGGCCTACATCTCGCAGGCGCCGGTGAACTGGTGTCCGGGTCTGGGCACCGTCCTGTCCAACGAGGAGGTGACCGCCGACGGCAAGAGCGAGATCGGCAACTTCCCGGTGTTCCGACGCAGCCTGCGCCAGTGGATGATGCGGATCACCGCCTACGGTGACCGGTTGATCGCGGACCTGGACCGGCTGGACTGGCCGGATTCGGTGAAGGCCATGCAGCGCAACTGGATCGGCCGATCCGTCGGCGCGCGGGTGAGTTTCGAGGTCCTCGGTTCCCCGGATTCACGAATCGAGGTCTACACGACGCGTCCCGATACTCTCTTCGGGGCAACGTATGTCGTGCTCGCGCCCGAGCACCCGCTGGTCGACGCGATTGCCGCCGATCGGTGGCCGGCCGACGTCAGACCGATCTGGACGGCCGGCGCGCAGACCCCGGCCCGGGCGATCGCCGACTACCGGGCGCTGGCGGCGCGCAAGTCCGACCTGGACCGTCAGGAGACGAAGGAGAAGACCGGTGTCTTCACCGGCGCGTACGCCGTCAACCCGGCCAACGGCGCCGCGCTGCCCGTCTTCGTCGCCGACTACGTGCTGATGGGCTACGGCACCGGTGCGATCATGGCCGTGCCGGGGCAGGACACCCGGGACATCGAATTCGCCCATGCCTACGAGCTACCGGTGATCCGGACCGTCCAGGTGCCGGCCGATTTCCCCGAGGACGAGGCCTTCACCGGTAGCGGGCCGGCGATCAACAGTGCCAACAGCGAGATCTCGCTGAACGGGTTGGAGGTCGCCGAGGCCAAGACCAGGATGATCCAATGGCTGGCGGCCCACCGATCCGGCCGCGCCGAGGTCCAGTACCGGTTGCGCGACTGGCTGTTCAGTCGCCAGCGCTACTGGGGTGAACCGTTCCCGATCGTCTACGACGAGGACGACCTGCCGATCGCGCTGCCCGACGACCTGCTGCCGCTGGAGCTGCCCGAGGTGGCGAACTATGCGCCTCAGTCGTTCGACCCCGAGGATGCCGACTCCACCCCCGTTCCGCCGCTGGGCCGCGCCACCGAGTGGGCCACGGTCGAGCTGGACCTGGGACAGGGCGTGAAGACCTACCGGCGCGAGCTGAACGTGATGCCGCAGTGGGCCGGTTCCTGCTGGTACGAGCTGCGGTACCTGGATCCGACCAACGCCAAGGTCTTCGTCGACCCCGAGGTCGAGAAGTACTGGATGGGCAAGGATCCCGCGCGCCCGAACGACACCGGTGGCGTCGACCTGTACGTCGGCGGGGTGGAACACGCAGTGCTGCATCTGCTGTACTCGCGTTTCTGGCACAAGGTGCTGTTCGACCTGGGGCACGTCTCCAGCGAGGAGCCGTTCCGCAAGCTGTTCAACCAGGGCTACATCCAGGCCTACGCCTATGCCGATGCGCGCGGAACCTACGTCCCCGCCGAAGATGTCGTCACCTCGCCGGACGGCGCCTCTTTCACCTACCAGGGCCGGAGCGTCAACCGCGAGTACGGCAAGATGGGCAAGCGCCTGCTGAACGTCGTGACGCCGGAGGAGATGTGCGACCGTTACGGCGCGGACACCTTCCGGATGTACGAGATGGGCATGGGCCCGTTGGACATCTCCCGGCCGTGGCAGACCAGGGACGTCATCGGCTCGCAGCGCTATCTGCAGCGGATGTGGCGGGCGGTGATCTCCGAGGAGACCGGCGCCACCGTCGTCACTGACGACGCACCGGACGAGGAGACCCTGAAACTGTTGCACCGCACCATCGACGGGGTGACGACCGACTACTCCAACATGCTGTACAACACCGCGATCGCCAAGCTGATCGTGCTGACCAACCACTTGACCAAGTCGGCCGCGCCGACCTCGCGGGTGGTGGCCGAGGCCCTGGTGCTGATGACAGCGCCACTGGCCCCGCACATCAGCGAGGAGTTGTGGAGCCGGCTGGGTCACCAGCAGTCGCTGGCCCACGGCCCGTTCCCGGTCGCCGATCCGGCGTTGCTGGTGGCGGAGGAGATCGAGTACCCGATCCAGGTCAAGGGCAAGGTCCGTTCGCGGATCTCGGTCCCGGCCGGGAGTCCGGTCGCCCTGGTCGAGCAACTTGCGCTGGCGGACGAGAAGATCGTCGAACTCCTGGCCGGCGCGGCCCCCCGCAAGGTCGTCGTCGTCCTCGGCAAGATGGTCTCGATCGTCCCCTGACGCCGGGCCCGGCTGGGCTGGGCCGGGGTTCCGCATGGATCAACTTCGCAGGCATGGACGAAAGTGATGACTCCTGTCACTCCAGTCCCAAACGGGCCAAGTTGATCCATGCAGTCCTCTGTCGCCTTTAGAATTCGGTGGTCCGAGCAGAGGAGTCGCGCCGTGCGCATCGCCGTCAGTCAGTTCAGCCCCGGTGACGATCCGGTCGCCAACGCCTCTGCCCTGGTGGAGGCGGCCGCGGCCGCGGCTCGTGACGGTGCGGACCTGCTGCTGGCGCCGGAGGGATCGATCGTGTCCTTCCTGACGGATCCGGCGGCTCCCGGTCGAGCCGCGCAGCCACTGGACGGACCCTTCGTGGCGGCCCTGGCCCAGGCGTCGGCGGACCACGGGATCGTCATTGCCGCAGGCACTTTCGTACCCGACCCCGAGTCGACGCGGGTGCACAACACGCTCGTCGTCGTCGAACACGGCGAGGTGGTCGCGGCCTACCGCAAGATCCATCTCTACGATGCCTTCTCGTTCGTCGAGTCCGACCACGTCGCACCTGGCACCCAGACCCCACCCATCGTCGAGATCAACGGCGTCACAGTCGGTTTCGCCACCTGCTACGACCTACGTTTCCCAGAGGTGTTCCGGGTGCTGCAGACCGGTGGGGCCCAGGTGCTCGCGCTGGCGTCGGCCTGGGTCCGGGGTCCGCTCAAGGAAGAGCACTGGCTGACGCTGCTTCGTGCGCGGGCGATCGAGAACACCTGCTACGTCGTGGCTTCCGACCAGGCTGGGAGGGCCGGCATCGGACGTTCGGCGGCCTTCGATCCCTTCGGCCTCCAGATGTTGGACCTGGGGACGGCCGACCAGGGGTGCGGGATCGTCGACATCAGTCTCGACCGGGTGGCCGAGGTTCGCAGGATTCTCCCGAGCGCACAGCACACGCGCTTCCGGGTGGATCCGGTGCCTCGGGGGCCGATGCCGCTCCCGGACCCGCTGCCCACCGCGGCAACCCGCCCGACCCCGACGCCATT is from Nakamurella sp. PAMC28650 and encodes:
- a CDS encoding YqgE/AlgH family protein, whose protein sequence is MSNAERPDEPGSGDEPRGVPRRRPPREYRPAAGMLLVATSELRDPQFRRTVVYLVAHGEEGSAGLVLNRRTETAVHSVLPAWAGHVAKPQAVYSGGPVQPSGAMCLGVSRGGYYPGDGSGLVRVAGRVVLVDLDSEPAIAAATLSGVRIFAGHAGWGEGQLATEIGEGAWFVVPGRDDDILTGPMVDLYFRALRRQGFPLAWEAYRPSEMERN
- the map gene encoding type I methionyl aminopeptidase; this translates as MIEYKTTQQIEAIGIAGALVRRTLDAVRDAAAPGVRLTQLDDLAHQMIRDGGGVSAYIGYHPSWAPSPYPKVLCVSVNDVIVHAIPDASRLKKGDLVSVDLALLVDGWCADAAITFAVGTASAADQRLMDSTRAALAAGIAAAQPGARLGDIAAAVGSVIRAGRFGLLAGHGGHGIGTSMHQEPHVANEGKPRRGLKLKPGLVIAIEPMLQAGGRDDYRHCKDGWGVRTADGSRAAHFEHTVAITESGPLVLTA
- the leuS gene encoding leucine--tRNA ligase, translated to MTSEQTGSTRTDDQTTESAPPFRYNAALAADIEARWQDRWAAEGTFDAPNPSGPLAPADPASIPDDKLYILDMFPYPSGAGLHVGHPLGYIGTDVLGRFQRMRGRNVLHTIGYDAFGLPAEQYAVRTGTHPRTTTETNVARYRQQLRRLGFGHDQRRSIATTDVEFYRWTQWIFLQLFNAYYDSDAQRARPIDDLIGEFASGLRPTPDGTAWADLGSTRQQTILADHRLAYISQAPVNWCPGLGTVLSNEEVTADGKSEIGNFPVFRRSLRQWMMRITAYGDRLIADLDRLDWPDSVKAMQRNWIGRSVGARVSFEVLGSPDSRIEVYTTRPDTLFGATYVVLAPEHPLVDAIAADRWPADVRPIWTAGAQTPARAIADYRALAARKSDLDRQETKEKTGVFTGAYAVNPANGAALPVFVADYVLMGYGTGAIMAVPGQDTRDIEFAHAYELPVIRTVQVPADFPEDEAFTGSGPAINSANSEISLNGLEVAEAKTRMIQWLAAHRSGRAEVQYRLRDWLFSRQRYWGEPFPIVYDEDDLPIALPDDLLPLELPEVANYAPQSFDPEDADSTPVPPLGRATEWATVELDLGQGVKTYRRELNVMPQWAGSCWYELRYLDPTNAKVFVDPEVEKYWMGKDPARPNDTGGVDLYVGGVEHAVLHLLYSRFWHKVLFDLGHVSSEEPFRKLFNQGYIQAYAYADARGTYVPAEDVVTSPDGASFTYQGRSVNREYGKMGKRLLNVVTPEEMCDRYGADTFRMYEMGMGPLDISRPWQTRDVIGSQRYLQRMWRAVISEETGATVVTDDAPDEETLKLLHRTIDGVTTDYSNMLYNTAIAKLIVLTNHLTKSAAPTSRVVAEALVLMTAPLAPHISEELWSRLGHQQSLAHGPFPVADPALLVAEEIEYPIQVKGKVRSRISVPAGSPVALVEQLALADEKIVELLAGAAPRKVVVVLGKMVSIVP
- a CDS encoding MFS transporter yields the protein MTRPSPPPVGSDPTFAGASHESIGPAGSGDPSPPTRRPKPSAHGLRPLLRLRGLRRLMTVRVLSSFGDGAFQGALASLVLFDPTSRSSPGQIAAAVSVLLLPYSIIGPFAGALLDRWSRRQVILWANLLRAAVIGVLAVLLAFGIPTLVLFAVALLVTGAGRFVGSGLSASLPHVVATDSLVGANSLTTTVGSVATAVGGGYALGLKGVLGSGHGAAAVVTATVIFFYLASAMFASKFPRMALGPDETDEPPQPMFAVLQGFAAGFRHVVQRPAVGLNIAVVTLVRFCFGIATLVVVLLFRHHFTEHHGIFKAGTAGITEVLGFAAFGLFLGAVITAPMVAWLGRTRYMVSLMSIAAVVVVGAGLQFTQLSTMIATLTIAFAYQSSKICADTVVQSDADDAHIGRVFALYDTANNIFYVGGFVLGVALVPDDGMSRTAVILVGVVFVVIAAVYGWGMPRCRRFVRKAASCT
- a CDS encoding ArgP/LysG family DNA-binding transcriptional regulator; this translates as MHIFDAGQLEALRAAVDEGTFDGAARRLHVTPSVVSQRIRSLETVAGRVVVTRTKPIAPTAAGAALLRLARQIATITAEVVQEIGAPPGPDTGVSLGVNADSLATWLLPALATVTPAVLFEIHCLGEDATIDLLRQGTVMAAVTGRPAAIPGCSVEPLGDMRYRPVASPAFVTRWFGDGMTPAALAAAPVVTFDRTDTLHRRFLRLRSRRDIHPPTHQVPSSTEFVQAVRLGLGWGMIPELQVGLDSTDDDLTVVDRKIAVDVPLYWQQWRIPSQALIRIRTAVLAETRTALHRPVR
- a CDS encoding anthrone oxygenase family protein produces the protein MGVSAVLDWRASGSAWALAGALLYLSTIVLTVAYHVPLNNRLALLQPSEPGAEASWQRYLHDWTTANHFRAVLALASAVVLTVGTVMNIVDESEG
- a CDS encoding carbon-nitrogen hydrolase family protein, whose protein sequence is MRIAVSQFSPGDDPVANASALVEAAAAAARDGADLLLAPEGSIVSFLTDPAAPGRAAQPLDGPFVAALAQASADHGIVIAAGTFVPDPESTRVHNTLVVVEHGEVVAAYRKIHLYDAFSFVESDHVAPGTQTPPIVEINGVTVGFATCYDLRFPEVFRVLQTGGAQVLALASAWVRGPLKEEHWLTLLRARAIENTCYVVASDQAGRAGIGRSAAFDPFGLQMLDLGTADQGCGIVDISLDRVAEVRRILPSAQHTRFRVDPVPRGPMPLPDPLPTAATRPTPTPLTTPTPTGSPSKDLYPAYQGG